Part of the Acidobacteriota bacterium genome, GCCGGGACGGTTGCCTACGCCGGTGATTTGCGCGGATACGGAAATTTCGTTATTATCAATCACGATAATCAGTACTACACGACCTATGCCGGCCTGGGCACGGTGCTGGTCTCACAGGGGCAGCACGTTCAGGGGCAGGCCAGCGTTGGCACTGCCGCCGGTGACGGTCTGGTGAAGTTTGAGATCCGAAAAGGCAGTGAGCCGCAGGATCCGGTGAAGTGGATTCGCTTTGAATCACTTTGATCCCGTAAAGATTCAACCCAGGGCGTGGTCGATCCTGTCGCGTTCGTTCAGTGCGGGGCGGGTCGCCTCCACCTATCTTTTTTACGGGCCCGACGGGCTGGGCCACTGGCCGCTTGCCGTTTCCTTTGCGGCTCTTCTCAATTGCCTCGAACCGGCCGGTGACGGCGAGTCCGGGCTGGTGACCCCCTGCGCGCGGTGTCGACACTGCCGGAACATTTTCGCACTGAATTTCGAGGGGCTCTATTTCGCCCTGCCTATCCGTTCGCACAAGAGCAGCGACGAGATGATTGAGTTGACCGGCGAGGTGCTCCAGGAGAAGCGCGAGGAACCCTTCAGGATAGTCCTGTCGCCCTCTCCGACCAGTATCCCCATCAGGATGGCGCGCGATATCAAGAAGGCGCTGTCGCTCAAGGGGGGAGAGGGGATCACCCGGGTGGTGCTGTTTTATCGGATGGAGAAGATGAAAGCCTCCTCGGCGGACGCCCTGCTCAAGCTCATCGAGGAGCCGTCGAGCAACACGGTGATCATTTTGACGGCGACCAGGCCGGACACGCTCCTGGCCACCATTCAGTCGCGGGCGCAGAAGGTCCGCCTTGACGGAATCAGCGAATCCGCCGCCGTGGCCTATCTGGCGTCGAAGTACGGCACCCGTGAGGATCGCGCCCGGCTGGTCGTGCGGTTGTCCCAGGGCAACATCGGTAAGGCCATTGCCATGACCGATGATACCGATGAGCCGGACAGTTCTCGCAGGGCGGTCGGCTTTCTCTTGTTCAGGTCGCTTTTCACGGAGACCAGGCCGGCCGCCATCGCGCTGTTGACCAAACTGATCAGTCCGAATGATCGCTCCGCCGCAGAGGAGCTTCTCGTGCTCTGGCAGTCGTTGCTTCGCGACTGTGCATACTACGCCGCTACCGGCGACGGCGACGCGTTGGTCAATATTGACTTCGCGTCGGAACTGATAAAGATCGCCCGTTTCTTTGAACGCACGCAGCTTGCCGTGCACATGACGGCCGCAGTCAAAAATGCCCTTGCCGATCTGTACCTCAATGTGCATATTCAAACGGCGCTGGCCGCATTGGTGCTTACTCTCAAGTCACGTATACCGGTAGCCGGTTAACCGGGAGCCGGCGCGAAGGAAAAGGACCTCGATGGCGGAATTGTATCTGATAGAGTTCAAGGGATCGCGAAAAGAGTACTTCTACAACACGTACTACCACTCGCTCAAACCGTCCGACATGGTCGTTATACAGGCGGAACAGGGCGAAGACGTGGGTGTCCTTTCGAAAAAGATCGAGGTTGACATCAATTTCACCGGGGCGGCAAGGCCGCGGTCGATTCTTCGTCCGGCAGGCCCGGAGGACAGGGCGCGACACGAGGACCTGCGGCGCCGGGAGGTCGAATGTAAGGTGGAGATCGTCAGGCTGGCCAAGAAGCACGGTCTGACGATGAAGATTGTCGATGTGGAGTACCAGTTTGACGGCAGCAAGATCACGTTCTATTTCACGGCCGACCACCGGGTGGACTTCAGAGCCCTGGTGCGCGATCTGGCGGCGCGGTACAGAACACGCATCGAGTTGCGCCAGATCGGCGTCCGCGACGAGGCGCGGCGGATCGGCGGCCTGGGTATCTGCGGATTGCAGCAGTGCTGTAATTCCCATATCCGCGAATTTGCGCCGATTTCCACCCAGCACGCCCGCGAGCAGGATCTCTCGCTTAACCCGGCCAAGATCTCCGGCAACTGCGGAAGGCTGCTGTGCTGCCTGCGCTACGAGGCGGAGCAGTACGCCGCGGTCAGGCAGATGTTCCCGTCCGTGGGAACGCGGATCAGGTCGCGCAAGGGTACCGGCACGATCGACCGGCTCGACGTGTTCACCGATGAGGCCGTGGTAGTCGATGACGAACGTGTGCAGTTCCGCGTGGGTGCCGACGATATCCTCGGCGTCGAGGAGGAAGGGACGCCGGCGGCTCGTCCGGACCGGGGCGGTTCAACGGGCCGCTATCGGGACGACGCTGAAGAAAGCGGCATTAGTGCCGATGAACTCGACGAAAGTGAAGACGTCAACAGTTGATGACTATCCGGGAGCAGCACCGTGCCCAAGCCGATTTACATAACCACTCCGATCTATTACGTCAATGATCGCCCGCATATCGGGCATGCGTACACCTCGATTGCGGCGGACCTTCTGGCGCGCTTTTACCGCCTCGCCGGCCGCCAGGCTTTCTTTTTGACCGGCACCGACGAGCACGGCTCGAACGTTGCCGAGGCGGCCGAAGCCGCCGGAATGTCGGAAATCGCCTTCTGTGATCGAACGGTGGAAACGTTCAAGTCCGCGTGGAAGAATCTTGACGTCGAGTGCGACTACTTCATTCGTACCACCTCCGAGCGTCACTTGCAGGCCGTTCGGAAAATACTCGACGCCATGCGGAACGCCAGGACCGACGACGGCCAGGAGGTCGTGTACTCCGGCTACTACGAAGGTCTGTACTGCTCCGGCTGTGAAAAGTTCATAACGGAGAAGGAACTGGTCGACGGGAAGTGTCCCGATCACGGGCGTGCGCCCGAGAAAATCAGGGAAAAGAACTACTTCTTTCGTCTCACCGCCTTCGCCAAGAGTATACGCGAGAAGATCGAGTCCGGCGAGCTGCGCATTCTTCCCGAAGAGCGCCGCCGCGAAGTGCTGGGGCTGATCGACCAGGGCCTGCCCGATTTCTCGCTTTCCCGTGAGAGGGTCAAATGGGGTGTCCCTCTATCGTTTGATCCCAGCCAGGTGGCCTACGTCTGGGTGGATGCCCTGTCCAACTACATCTCGGCCATCGGATATGCCGACGACGAAAAGTCGTTCGACAAGTGGTGGAACAACAGTGAGATTGTTCACCTGATGGCCAAGGATATCCTCAAGTTCCACTGCCTGTACTGGCCGGCCATGCTGCTGGCGGTCGGCCTTAAGCTGCCCGACACCATTTTCCTTCACGGGTTCTTCACCGTCGACGGTACCCGGATGTCCAAGACGCTCGGCAATACCATCGACCCCAACGACATGGCGGCCCGGTTCGGCCCGGACGGAACGCGGTACCTGCTGCTGACGCAGTACCCGTTCGGCATCGACGGCGATATTCAGGCCAGCCGCTTCGTCACCCAGTACAATGCCGACCTGGCGAACGACCTGGGCAATCTCGTCTCCCGCGTGGGCAAGATGATTACGGCGAATTTCGACGGCCGGCTGCCCGGCCCATGTCGGGAGATTGACGGGCTCGATGAACTGATGCAGCGGGCCGAGCGCGCCCCCGGTGCCGCCTACGAGCATATCAAGCACTTCCGCCTGAGTCACGCCGTCGCGGAGGGGATAAGCCTGGTGCGGGCCGCCAACAAGTTCTTCAATGACACCGCTCCGTGGGTGCTCGCCCGCGACGGCAAGCGGGAACAGCTTGGCGGTGTTCTCTATGCGTGTTGCGAAGTCATTCGAATTGTCTCCATCATTCTGTACCCCATCATGCCCCGGAAGATGAAGGAGGTTCGGGCAATCCTGTCGCTGGACGACGGCACGCTGAGCCTCGAGGACGCGCAGCGGTTCTTCGAGCTCCAGGCCGGCGCCGCGGTGTCGGTTGACAAACCCGTGTTCCCGAGGCTTGACGCGCGAGTCGCGGACGGCATGAAAGCCGCACGTGGTAACTCGGACGACCAGGCTCAGGACAACCTGGTGGACATTTCAGAGTTTGCCCGGCTGGAGTTGCAGGTGGCCGAGGTCCTGAAGGCCGAACCGGTCAAGGGCGCCGACCGGCTGCTCAAACTGCAGATCAACCTTGGTGACGAGCAACGGCAGATTGTGGCCGGGATAGCCCAGTTCTACAGTCCGGACAAGATCACGGGCATGAAGATCATCGTCGTCACCAACCTGAAGCCGGCGGTCATCCGCGGTATCGAATCGAACGGGATGCTGCTGGCGGCCACCAAGGGGGAGCGTCTCGCGCTGATTGTGCCTGAGAGTGACCTGCCGCCCGGCGCCAGGGTCAGTTGATGATCGATTCTCACTGTCATCTCGATTTTGACGCATATGACGGCCGCCGCGACGCAGTGATTGACGAGGCCGAGAGGGCAGGCGTGCATACCCTGATCACGATCGGCGTCGACCTGGACTCGTCCCGCCGCGCCGTGCAGATTGCCGAGAAACATACGTCGGTGTACGCAACCGTCGGTATCCACCCGCACGATGCCCGCACGTTCGACGACGAGACCGTGACAGAACTCAGGGAACTGTCGGAATCCGAAAAGGTGGTGGGCATCGGAGAGATCGGCCTCGATTACTATCGCGACCTCTCACCCCGTCCGGTCCAGGAGCGGGTTTTTCGCCGCCAGCTGGAGCTGGCGGCCGAACTGCGCCTTCCCGTAGTCATTCACACGCGCAACGCCTTCGCGGAGACGGTGGCAATCGTCCGTGAGTATGCCGGGCGGCTGGCCGGGGGGGTCTTTCACTGTTTCCCCGGTGACGCCCGGGACGCCGGCACCGTATGTGACCTCGGGTTCGTGGTATCCGTGGGCGGCACCATAACCTACAGAAACTCGCGTATGGCCCGGATGGCGGCCAAGGTGCCGCTCGACAGAATGATCATGGAAACCGATTCACCGTTTCTGACGCCTGAGCCGTACCGGGGCAAACCGAATCAGCCCGCGTACGTTTCGTTCGTTTGCGAGAAGCTGGCCGAACTGCAGAACGTGAGCCGAACGGAGGTGGCGCGCGTCACTGACCGGGTGTGCCGCAAACTGTTTCGTCTTGGCGAGACATTCGAGGGGTAAGCGGTGGCGGCTTATCGTCCCAAGAAGCGACTGGGCCAGCATTTTCTTAGATCGCCGCACGTAATCCAGAGTATCCTTGATCTGTTGCAGTGCGGCCCGGACACGCGGCTGGTCGAGGTCGGCCCCGGACGCGGTGCGCTGACCCGCCCCCTGGCCGAAACCGGAGCCCGGCTGGTCGCCGTGGAATTCGACCGCGATCTCATTGGCTACCTTCACAAGCTCGTGGGGCGTCTGCCCAACGTCGAGATCGTCAACGCGGATTTCCTCACCTTCGAGCCGGACGAGACGTCCCTGCCCACGTTTTCCCTGGTCGGCAACCTCCCGTACAACATCACCACGCCCGTGCTCGACTGGTGTATTATCTATCGCCGGCGGCTGGTCCGGGCCGTCCTGATGGTGCAGAGAGAACTGGGTGCGCGTATAGCCGCCGGACCGCACACGCGGGACTGGTCACCCCTGGCGATCTGCACGCAGCTTCATTTCAAGGTGGAGCGCCGTTTTGACGTTCCGCCCGACAGCTTCAGGCCGGTGCCGCGCGTCTCGTCCACCGTTATCGAGCTGCTGCCGATCGCCACGACCGTCGATATCGACCTTTCGCTGGTGAGTCGGGTCGTGCGGGCTTCCTTTGGGCACAGGCGCAAGCTGCTCGTAAACAATCTGGTGCCGGACGTCATCGGCTCTGCCGAGATCGCGAAGCAGGTATTGTCGGACCTGTCACTGCCGGCTACCTGTCGTGCCGAGGAACTGTCGATCGCCCAATTTTTGCAATTGACTCGGTATCTGGTCGCGCATAACATACTGCCAGTGGAGTAGATTCGTAGTGGTGCCGTACTGCCGGCACCGAAGTTTCGTTGGCCGGGATGACACTCTGGGAGACATGATGGCACTCTTGACGGTAAGCCTTGACCAGGTGGGGGCTCTTCGCGACGCCCGAAAGCTCATGGAGCCGGATCCGGTGCAGGCGGCGGTGCTGGCGGAACTCGCGGGCGCGAACGGCCTGGCGGTCCAGCTTCGGCGCGATCGCAGGTACATCCGTGATCGTGACCTGTACATGCTTCGCGAGGCCGTGAAGACCAGACTGACGATTGAAATGGCCCCGGTGGATGAAAACGTCGAGAAGGCGCTCGAAGTCAAGCCGTCCATGGTCAGCCTGGTCGCCGACTACGCGGACACCGACACACCGGTGGCCGGTATCGATTTCGACAACCCGATGGTGGATTTCAGCGACATTGCGCTTCGGCTCAAGGGGGTCGGTATCGGCGTCTGCTTTTTCGTCGAGCCGGATGCGGATGCCGTGCGGGGAGCGGCCCGGGCGGGGGCCACGGTCGTGATGCTAAACTGCGGCGGTTTCACCCAGGCGCGGACGCTCGAAGAGGCTCAGCAGGAGCTTGACCGAATCGATCGGGCCGCTCAGGCTGCTGCTAAGGCCGGATTGCCCGTTCACGCCGCACGTGGTGTCGGCTATAACAACGTGTCACCGTTGCGCGAACTAAACCTGATCGACGATTTCGTGGTGGGTCATGCCATCGTCTCACGGGCCGTTCTGTGCGGGTTCGACCGGGCAGTCCGTGATATGCTCCGCCTGATCGGACCGCGATCGCTGCCGGCGTGATGTCTTACCCGTCAAACCCGCCGGATTGCGAGCGCCTGCGCATCGTCGTCCCGGGGGAATTAGGTCCTCAGCGCCTTGACCGGTACCTCGCTGAGCATCCCGATCTCGCGCTCTCCCGCACACGGATTCAGAAGCTTATTGTAGACGGCGGCGTGTCTGTCAACGGGCAGGCGGTTGACAAGAAGCACAAGCTGACGGGGGGAGAGGTTGTCGAGTTGACTGTACCCCCTCCGGAACCCACGACGCTGGTGCCCGAGAATATCCCGCTGGACATTGTCTTCGAAGACGAACACCTCCTGGTGGTCAACAAGCCGCCGGGCCTGGTGACACATCCGGCAGCCGGGAATTATACCGGAACGCTGGCAAACGCGCTGGCCTACCATTTCGGCCGGCTGGCCGGTGCCCCCGGTGCGGATCGTCCGGGTATAGTGCACCGGCTGGACAAGAACACGTCGGGACTGCTGGTGGTAGCCCGCAACGACCACGCCTATGCCTCGCTGCAACAGGCTATCCAGTCAAGGGAGCTCAGGCGGACCTACCTGGCGGTGGTGTGCGGCCATATGCGCAAGGACAGCGGGACTATTGATCTGCCGGTGGGGCGTTCCGTCCGCGACCGCAGGAAGATGTCCGTCACCGACCGGCACAGCCGCCCGGCCGTGACTGGTTACACGGTGACAGAGCGATTCCGTTCCTACGATCTCCTTGATGTGCTGCTGCAAACGGGGCGGACTCACCAGATTCGCGTTCATTTTTCTCATCTCGGACATCCGGTTCTGGGTGATCCGGATTACGGGGGGCGGCAAAAATGGCACCGAGGAATTTTCGGCCCGGAGCGACCTCTGGCCAGGGAGATTCTGTCCCTGCTTGGCCGCCAGGCGCTGCACGCCCGGAGGCTGGAGTTTGTCCACCCGTCCACCGGCGAAGCGTTACAGTTCGATTCGGAACCGCCGGAAGATATTCAGGTCGTTCTGCGCCTGCTCGACGAAAGAGGGCGCTGATTCAGCCTTTGCCGATAGGCCGGACTGTCGCCCGGTTGAATGCGCCGTCTCCGTAGTCGACTTTCCGGGCGCTCCCGTCGAGCGGCTGTTGACATATCCGTCCGGGGCGGATACATTGGCCCTGTGTCTGATTCCCATGCCAACGATAAACTGGATTACGCCAAGGCGGGAGTTGACCTGAAAGCCGGTCAGGATGCCGTCGAGAGGATAAAGGCGCTGGCGCGCAAGACGTTTGGGGCCGGGGTCCTTTCGGAAATCGGCGCCTTCGGCGGTTTCTTCAAACCGGACCTTGCCGGCCTTGCGTCGCCGGTTCTTGTCTCCTCGGCCGACGGCGTGGGCACCAAGCTGAAGCTGGCCTTCATGACCGGCAGGCACGACACGGTCGGCGAGGATCTGGTCAACCATTGCGTCAACGATATTCTGGTGCACGGTGCCCGGGCTTTGTTCTTCCTTGACTACATCGCCACCGGCAGGCTGGAGCCGAGCATAGTTACGAAGGTGGTTGAAGGTCTCAGCCGGGGCTGCCAGGCCAACGGCGTGGCCCTGCTCGGCGGCGAGACGGCGGAGATGCCCGGCTTCTACCGGCTCAACGAGTACGACCTGGCCGGGTTCATCGTCGGCGTGGTGGACGAGAAAAAGATCGTCAGCGGTGCGACGATCGCCGAGGGAGACGTGTGCATCGGCCTGCCCTCCAACGGTCTGCACACCAACGGGTACACCCTGGCTCGCAAGATCGTCTTTGACGTTGCCGGCCTGAAACCGGATGATGTCGTGGATGAACTCGGCGCGAGCGTGGCCGAGGCGCTCATGAAGGTGCATACCTGCTACGCCGGTGTCATTCATCCCCTGCTGGATTTGGTCGACGTTCACGGCATGGCGCACATCACGGGCGGAGGCATTCCCGGCAACCTGAGACGGGTTATCCCCGACGGCCTGTCGGCCGAGATCGTCAGGGACGGCTGGCCGGTGCCGCCGGTGTTCGAGTTTCTCATGCGGGCCGGCAACGTATCCCTTGACGAAATGTATTCCGTGTTCAACATGGGCATCGGGTTCATACTTGTGGCTGCCGCCCGGGATGCCGATAAGATTAAGGCGGCCGTGTTCGCCGCCGGAGCGACCGCTTTCCCCATTGGCCGGATCGTCACCGGTGACGATAAGGTCAGGCTGGTGAAACCATGATGGTGCTGCTCGTGATAATGGACGGCTGGGGCCTGCGTCAGGCCACTCCTGACAACGCGGTGGCCGCAGCGCATACGCCGGTATACGACGAACTCCTCATGTCCTCGCCGTTCGCCGTTCTCGAGGGTTCAGGGCCGGCGGTCGGCCTTCCGGAAGGGCAGATGGGCAACAGCGAGGTGGGGCATCTCAACCTGGGCGGCGGGCGCATCGTGTATCAGGACATAACCCGCATCGACAAGGCCATCGAGACCGGCGAATTCTTCAGCAATGACGTTCTCAGCGCCGCCATGGAGCGTGCCGCCGAGGAAGGCCGCGCCGTGCACTTGTTCGGGCTTGTCTCCGACGGCAACGTGCATTCATCGTTGAATCACCTGTACGCCCTGGTTGAACTGGCCCGGCAGAAGAACGTCAGTGACGTCTTTCTGCACGCCTTCACCGACGGTCGTGATACGCCGCCGACGTCGGGCCAGTTCCACATGGCCGAGGTCCTGCGCAAGTTCGGCGAAATCGGACTCGGCAAAGTGGCGACCATCGGCGGGCGCTACTACGGAATGGACCGCGACCGGCGATGGGATCGAACTGACCGCGCATACCGCGCGATTGTCTATGGCCAGGGGGAGAAGTTCGAAGATCCGGTCGAGGCTATTCGGGCCTCGTACGCCAAGCAGGTAACGGATGAATTCATCGTGCCGCTGGTTATTGACCACGGTAATCCGGAAGTCGGCCGGCTGAACGACCGTGACGTGGCGATCATGTTCAACTTCCGGGCCGACCGGATGCGCCAACTGGCCTATTTCCTCTGCGGTCATGAGATTAAGGGCTATATCCACTACCGCATTCCCGACGCCGAACTGATCACCATGACCAACTTCGACAAGCGGATGTACGAGGCCAAGGTGGCTTTTCACTCCATGGCGCTCAGCAGCATTTTGGGGGAAGTGCTGTCCAACCGCGGCCTGAGACAACTGCGCACCGCCGAGACGGAGAAATACGCACACATCACCTTCTTCTTCAACGGTGGTGTCGAAGCCCCGTTCAAGGGTGAAGACCGGGACATGATCGCCTCACCCATGATACCGACATATGACATGCAACCGGAGATGTCGTTGGATGAGGTAACCGACAACGCCATTCGGAGAATGAGTTCCAACGATTACGCGTTCGTGCTGCTCAACTACGCCAATTGTGACATGGTCGGTCATACCGGCGTCTTCGAGGCGGCCAAAAGAGCCGTAGAAGCCGTCGACGCCGGAGTGGGGCGGCTCCTCAAGGAGGTGAAGCGCCAGAACGGTGTGGCCATTATCACGGCCGACCACGGCAACGCCGAGCAGATGATTGACCCTGAGACCGGAGGGCCGTGGACGGCTCACACCACCAACCCGGTGCCCTGTATCCTGTACGACCCCGCCGGGCAGTTGCGGAAACGATTCGGCCCGGACCCGGTCAGGCTTCGCGAGAAGGGGATCCTGGCCGACATTGCTCCCACCATACTCGACATCGTCGGCATTGACATACCGACGGAGATGACCGGGACGTCATTAATCGTGCGAGGTTAGTCGTCTGCTGAGTCTTTTTCGATATATAGCCCGTCTCCTTGTTCCGCCCGACATTGAGATCCGTAAGCGGCGTTTCGAACTGACCGTCTGGGCCTTTCTCCTTTCGCTCTCGTTCTATCCCGGCCACCTGGGATTCCTGGCCTGGTTCTCGCTGGTTCGTCCCGTAGTGATAATCGCCCGACTGAGGGGACGACCGGCCTTCACCGCCGCCTACTTCTTCGCCTTTATCTTCAATGCCTTCTCCCTGTACTGGGTGGCGCTGGTGACTCCGCCCGGCACCGCGGCTGCCGTCGTCATCGTCTCCTTTTACTATACGGCCGTGCTGGTGATTTTCAACCGCCTGCACCACCGGCGGCCGCTTTATGGAGCTATTGCTCTGCCTTTCCTCTGGGTCGGCATGGAGTTTTTCCGGACGCTTTCGCAGTTTGCCTTTCCCTGGTCGGATCTGGGTTATTCGCAGGCGGACTACCTGTACGTGTTGCAGATCGTCTCGATCATATCAGTGCACGGCCTGTCGTTTCTCATCGTGACAGTGAACGTCCTGCTGTGGCAGGTGTTTCGCCGGGGGCTGTCGGGCGAACGGCGGATCACGTGCGGCTTGATATCGGGGGCGGTCGTCCTGTTGCTGGTGGCTTACGGCTGGGCCGTCATGCCGCCGTACCCGGTCGCGGGCACGTTCAAGGTTGCCGTGCTGCAGGGGTCGGTGCCGCTGCATGAGAAATGGGCGAGGGCCAACGAGGATTACAGCCTTCAGCTTTATGATTCCCTTGCCCGGTCGATCGGTGACAGCGCCGTAAAGCTCTACATCTGGCCGGAGACGGCGGCGCCGTCGTACCTCTCTCACAGCCCGAGCGACCGGCAGGTGGTCGGCGCCACGGCCCGCGCCACGGGAGCATATCATCTGGTCGGGGCGCTGGGCGCCTCGATGGTCGGCCGTGAACCGCGGCACTACAACTCCTGCTACCAGTTCAATCCCGAAGGCTACATGGAAGCCCGGTATGACAAGGTGAGGCTGGTGCCGTTTTCCGAACAGGTACCGTACCAGAGCTACCTGCCGTTTCTTCGCAGGGAGGTCCTGTCGAAGTACCTGACGTTCATCGAAACCTACGACGTGCAATGGTGGTCCGATTTCCACCCCGGCGATTCGCTGGTCCTGTACGAGCTACCGGACGCCCGTTACGCCGTGCTGATCTGCTTCGAATCAACATTCCCCAATTACGCCCGTGAGGCTATCCGCAAGGGCGCGGACTTCATCGTCGGTATCACCAACGACACCTGGTTCGGCCACTCGGTGGGCGTCTACATGCATTCGCGCATTCTCCTGACGCGGGCGGTCGAGAATCGTTGCTGGATGGCTCGTGCCGCCAACAGCGGGATAAGCTACATTGTGGACGGGTACGGGCGGATCAGGGGAGAACTGCGTCTCGATGAGGTGGCCGGTCTCGTCGGCGGCATCGAGATGCTGGACGGCCGCTCAGTCTTCACCCGAATCGGTGACGTCGTCGGGCTTGCCTCGTTCTTGATAACGCTCGCAACGATCGGTATATTGCTGTTACTATGGATTTTCAGAAGGGTATTTCCGGCCGCTTCCTCCTGGCGCTGACCGTCCTGGTGCTTGGCGGCGTATCGACCTTGCGTCCCTTCGGCTGGGAAACGATTACCTCGTTCAAGGACGTACGGCGGATGCGCGTGATCGACGATACGCTCTTCCTGGCTACTTCCGGAGGAATCCTGGCCGTCACCGACCCGCTGGTGCCGGGCCTTATGTACACGAATCTCGACGGTCTCGGCACGGCGGACATCACGGATATCATCGTTGACGCCGAGGGCCAGAAATGGGTGACCGGCTACGGGCAGTTCGTGCGGTTCGGCGGCCCTTCTCCCGAGCGGTTTCCCACGCTGCCGGTGTACGGGATGTTGAACCTGTGCTGCGTGGTTGATGACGGTGACGGCCTCTGGCTTGGCAGCGACAGTGGCCTTATTCTGTTCACCAAAGCGGGCGTGGCCGGGGCGGGATTCGCGGACAAGTATCCAATCACATTGGTGAACCCGTTCCCCCCGGTGTACGACATCTGGCTCGAAGACAGCCTGATATGGCTGGCTACGGGCAACGGGCTGGCCTTCGCCGACCGTCGCGAACCCGACCTGCTGAAGGCACCGGCGAACTGGACGGTTTTCGATGTTGCCTCCAACCCGGAACTGGCCACGAGCGTGATACGCCGCGTGACGCGCTATGAGGATTCCCTGTATGTGATCACCGGCGGCGGCGCATTTCATATGAGCATTGACGGCGCCGATACTTCCTTCACGGAATCTCCGTTCGCTTCCTCGCAGAC contains:
- the gpmI gene encoding 2,3-bisphosphoglycerate-independent phosphoglycerate mutase yields the protein MMVLLVIMDGWGLRQATPDNAVAAAHTPVYDELLMSSPFAVLEGSGPAVGLPEGQMGNSEVGHLNLGGGRIVYQDITRIDKAIETGEFFSNDVLSAAMERAAEEGRAVHLFGLVSDGNVHSSLNHLYALVELARQKNVSDVFLHAFTDGRDTPPTSGQFHMAEVLRKFGEIGLGKVATIGGRYYGMDRDRRWDRTDRAYRAIVYGQGEKFEDPVEAIRASYAKQVTDEFIVPLVIDHGNPEVGRLNDRDVAIMFNFRADRMRQLAYFLCGHEIKGYIHYRIPDAELITMTNFDKRMYEAKVAFHSMALSSILGEVLSNRGLRQLRTAETEKYAHITFFFNGGVEAPFKGEDRDMIASPMIPTYDMQPEMSLDEVTDNAIRRMSSNDYAFVLLNYANCDMVGHTGVFEAAKRAVEAVDAGVGRLLKEVKRQNGVAIITADHGNAEQMIDPETGGPWTAHTTNPVPCILYDPAGQLRKRFGPDPVRLREKGILADIAPTILDIVGIDIPTEMTGTSLIVRG
- the lnt gene encoding apolipoprotein N-acyltransferase, with translation MTVWAFLLSLSFYPGHLGFLAWFSLVRPVVIIARLRGRPAFTAAYFFAFIFNAFSLYWVALVTPPGTAAAVVIVSFYYTAVLVIFNRLHHRRPLYGAIALPFLWVGMEFFRTLSQFAFPWSDLGYSQADYLYVLQIVSIISVHGLSFLIVTVNVLLWQVFRRGLSGERRITCGLISGAVVLLLVAYGWAVMPPYPVAGTFKVAVLQGSVPLHEKWARANEDYSLQLYDSLARSIGDSAVKLYIWPETAAPSYLSHSPSDRQVVGATARATGAYHLVGALGASMVGREPRHYNSCYQFNPEGYMEARYDKVRLVPFSEQVPYQSYLPFLRREVLSKYLTFIETYDVQWWSDFHPGDSLVLYELPDARYAVLICFESTFPNYAREAIRKGADFIVGITNDTWFGHSVGVYMHSRILLTRAVENRCWMARAANSGISYIVDGYGRIRGELRLDEVAGLVGGIEMLDGRSVFTRIGDVVGLASFLITLATIGILLLLWIFRRVFPAASSWR